In Horticoccus luteus, the following proteins share a genomic window:
- a CDS encoding RNA polymerase sigma factor: protein MREFATAPTVSPSAAQLAEHFFRHETGRLHGVLIRRFGVENLSLVEDVAQEALLKALRTWSMGGVPPNPSAWVTRVAMNLAHDALRHRTMSAGKETDIARHFEQLRPAEDSPGMEERAIRDDALRLMFVCCHPALASDAQVVLALKVLCGFSTTEIAEAFLSTEAAIEKQITRTKRRIREAGIGFDLPHGDGLAVRLDGVLGVLYLLFNEGYKASDGPRLLREDLCLEAVRLMSLLVQHPAGDVPRSHALLALMLLTAARFPARVDAQGGLLRLDGQDRTKWDGAMIDRGLQHLGHAAQGTEVSAYHLQAGIAAIHCTAPDYAGTDWTRILQHYDELHRLKPSPVVELNRAVALAQLRGPQAGLDAIAAITAAGKLERHYLLHAVRGELHWRRRDDQAAAQCFRRALQLARVGPEQLYLTRLLERSADAVFDDITLLEGRPPE from the coding sequence ATGCGTGAGTTCGCGACAGCCCCGACCGTCTCGCCATCGGCGGCGCAATTGGCGGAGCACTTTTTTCGGCACGAAACGGGGCGGTTGCACGGGGTTTTAATCCGCCGTTTCGGCGTGGAGAACCTTTCGTTGGTGGAAGACGTGGCCCAAGAGGCGCTGCTCAAGGCGCTGCGCACGTGGTCGATGGGCGGAGTGCCGCCGAATCCGTCAGCATGGGTGACCCGGGTAGCGATGAACCTTGCGCACGATGCATTGCGCCACCGCACGATGTCGGCAGGCAAGGAGACTGATATCGCCCGGCATTTTGAGCAGTTGAGGCCGGCGGAGGATTCGCCCGGGATGGAAGAACGAGCGATCCGCGACGACGCTCTGCGGTTGATGTTCGTCTGCTGTCATCCCGCTCTGGCGTCGGACGCGCAAGTCGTGCTCGCTTTGAAAGTCTTGTGCGGCTTCAGCACAACCGAGATTGCGGAAGCGTTTCTGAGCACCGAAGCCGCGATCGAAAAACAGATCACGCGGACGAAGCGACGAATTCGTGAAGCGGGCATTGGCTTCGATCTTCCGCACGGCGACGGATTGGCTGTACGGCTCGATGGCGTGCTCGGCGTGTTGTATTTACTTTTCAATGAAGGTTACAAGGCGTCGGATGGGCCGCGCCTCTTGCGTGAAGATCTTTGCCTGGAAGCGGTGCGGCTGATGTCACTCTTGGTGCAGCACCCGGCGGGCGATGTCCCGCGCAGCCACGCGTTGCTGGCGTTGATGCTGTTGACGGCGGCCCGCTTTCCCGCCCGCGTGGATGCGCAAGGTGGACTGCTGCGACTCGACGGACAGGATCGCACCAAATGGGATGGCGCCATGATCGACCGCGGGCTGCAGCACCTCGGGCACGCGGCGCAGGGCACGGAGGTGAGCGCATATCATCTGCAGGCGGGCATCGCGGCGATCCACTGCACGGCGCCCGATTACGCGGGAACGGATTGGACACGCATTCTTCAACATTACGATGAACTGCACCGGTTGAAGCCGTCGCCCGTGGTCGAGCTCAATCGCGCCGTGGCTTTGGCGCAGTTACGCGGGCCGCAAGCGGGGTTGGACGCCATCGCGGCGATAACGGCGGCCGGGAAACTCGAACGTCATTACCTCCTGCATGCGGTCCGCGGCGAATTGCACTGGCGGCGACGTGATGATCAGGCGGCGGCGCAATGTTTTCGCCGCGCGCTGCAACTTGCCCGAGTCGGACCTGAGCAGCTTTATCTCACCCGGTTGCTGGAGCGGTCGGCGGATGCCGTGTTCGACGACATCACATTGCTCGAAGGCCGCCCGCCCGAGTGA
- a CDS encoding HAD family hydrolase — protein sequence MFDLDGTLVDSMPLVLKAFAHAVAPFCGPVSDEELFTRLGGPPERTFAGWLRGAAETAQAMTRLRDYSLTHWKLIRPFDGWESLFQTLRQRELAMAVWTGRERESAQWLFSEYAIAPYLRACVCGDDLPSHKPDPEGLQRIVDELQLTADDALFVGDADVDVLAGHACGVRTLLIRHGRAVDEAVLRKAWRVVETPAEAYAQILQDTNGL from the coding sequence GTGTTCGACCTCGACGGCACGCTGGTCGACAGCATGCCCCTCGTGTTGAAAGCGTTTGCGCACGCAGTGGCGCCTTTCTGCGGCCCGGTGAGTGACGAAGAGTTGTTCACCCGTCTCGGCGGCCCGCCGGAGCGGACTTTCGCCGGCTGGCTGCGAGGTGCGGCGGAAACGGCGCAAGCGATGACGCGGTTGCGCGACTACAGCCTGACGCATTGGAAACTGATCCGACCCTTCGACGGCTGGGAATCTCTCTTTCAAACCTTGCGGCAACGAGAGCTCGCGATGGCGGTCTGGACGGGCCGCGAACGCGAATCGGCGCAATGGCTCTTCAGCGAATACGCCATCGCTCCTTATCTGCGCGCCTGTGTGTGCGGGGATGATCTACCGAGCCACAAGCCGGATCCGGAGGGGTTGCAGCGGATCGTGGACGAATTGCAGCTGACGGCGGACGACGCGCTCTTTGTCGGTGACGCTGACGTCGACGTGCTGGCAGGTCATGCGTGCGGCGTCCGCACGCTTCTGATCAGGCACGGTCGAGCGGTCGACGAGGCTGTGTTGCGCAAGGCCTGGCGCGTGGTGGAAACGCCGGCGGAGGCCTACGCGCAGATCCTGCAAGATACGAACGGACTCTGA
- a CDS encoding LysM peptidoglycan-binding domain-containing protein: MVCGLAAALAARPANAQIELANLREDVRGLSQRVGELQLRVEQLERENADLRSRSASAEKGFVTLSQLNDAIADVNRTLRSGDASVKADVLQQVGTQMEKLAKQTNAALDSLAKGMATRPPVQTTFANDYAKEGISYTVQKGDTVASIAKKTGARVSDIVNANKLSDASRIDVGQTLFIPGGK; encoded by the coding sequence ATGGTCTGCGGGCTGGCAGCCGCATTGGCCGCGCGCCCGGCCAACGCCCAAATCGAGCTCGCGAATTTACGGGAAGACGTGCGCGGACTCAGTCAGCGCGTGGGCGAGTTGCAGTTGCGTGTGGAGCAGCTGGAGCGGGAAAACGCGGACCTTCGCAGCCGTTCGGCGTCCGCGGAGAAAGGCTTTGTCACGCTCAGTCAGTTGAACGATGCGATCGCGGACGTGAACCGCACGTTGCGCTCGGGCGATGCCTCAGTGAAGGCCGATGTGCTCCAGCAGGTCGGCACGCAAATGGAGAAACTGGCCAAACAGACGAATGCGGCGCTCGACTCGCTCGCAAAAGGAATGGCGACCCGCCCGCCGGTGCAGACGACGTTTGCGAACGACTACGCCAAGGAGGGCATCAGTTACACGGTGCAAAAAGGCGACACCGTGGCCTCGATCGCGAAGAAAACCGGGGCGCGTGTGTCGGATATCGTGAACGCAAACAAGCTTTCGGATGCATCCCGCATCGATGTGGGACAAACGTTGTTCATCCCCGGAGGAAAGTAA
- a CDS encoding phytanoyl-CoA dioxygenase family protein — protein sequence MNVTFPLLSCGHEIDSSPEAFGEIRSSADCLERPDELRQRLAVDGYLYVPGFFSRDLILAARASVTARLAAEGSLDPAFPVMDAIGHPDKTSGYRGDLAVGNPEVARVVYGPELVAFYTALFGEPVRHFDYTWFRAMSRGQGSTPHCDLVYMGRGTHQLLTCWIPYGDVPLEVGGVMLLEDSHKKSERLRHYLEIDVDSYCENRPREVERVKNQGGWSHPGFLTKNPVSLREKLGGRWLTAPEWRIGDFITFGMSLVHGSLDNQTARVRLSSDTRYQRASEPIDERWIGANPIANTRAGKRGRVC from the coding sequence ATGAACGTTACTTTCCCTCTTCTTTCCTGCGGGCACGAAATCGACTCCTCGCCCGAGGCGTTTGGCGAGATTCGTTCTTCCGCGGACTGTTTGGAACGCCCTGACGAATTGCGTCAACGTCTCGCTGTGGACGGTTACCTTTACGTCCCGGGATTTTTTTCGCGTGATCTCATCCTCGCAGCGCGCGCATCCGTGACCGCGCGCCTGGCGGCGGAAGGCTCGCTCGACCCCGCGTTCCCCGTGATGGACGCGATCGGGCACCCGGACAAAACATCCGGCTACCGCGGCGATTTGGCCGTGGGCAACCCGGAAGTCGCGCGTGTGGTTTACGGCCCGGAGCTCGTGGCCTTTTACACCGCGCTCTTCGGCGAGCCCGTTCGGCATTTCGATTACACATGGTTTCGCGCCATGAGTCGCGGCCAAGGGTCGACGCCTCACTGCGATCTTGTTTACATGGGTCGCGGCACGCACCAACTGCTCACCTGCTGGATCCCTTATGGCGACGTGCCGCTCGAAGTCGGCGGGGTGATGCTCCTCGAAGATTCGCACAAAAAGTCCGAGCGCCTGCGGCACTATCTGGAAATCGACGTCGACTCCTACTGCGAAAACCGCCCCCGCGAAGTGGAACGCGTGAAGAACCAAGGCGGTTGGAGCCATCCCGGATTTCTCACGAAGAACCCCGTGTCCTTGCGCGAAAAATTAGGCGGGCGCTGGCTCACAGCGCCCGAATGGCGAATCGGAGATTTCATCACGTTTGGAATGTCCCTGGTGCATGGCAGTCTCGACAATCAGACCGCTCGGGTCCGCCTGTCATCCGACACTCGCTATCAACGCGCGAGCGAGCCCATCGATGAACGCTGGATCGGCGCGAACCCCATTGCGAACACGCGCGCCGGCAAACGCGGCCGCGTTTGCTGA
- a CDS encoding outer membrane lipoprotein-sorting protein — MRSPRFTPAVFWRAFFVFLAVGAAGLHAQPASRGIPPPSGYGHFGQPDPAEGRKALEQFRAAGIQGSYYLEFTLRLMPRRGPEKRVAGRMWGTRNHAGPVSRVALQDDDETRLLVQNGADAAVWRSTRTAPDPAKVAVQALFEPIAGTTLAPFDLQMPFLYWNDFVYEGLGRVRGRPAYRFRMLPPKEFAQQFPALSAVRISLDSQFSALVEAELLDEKGRPMKSILVDELKKVGDQWMVKAVDVRNEGTRDKTRFEVTAVALGLDLSPRLFAVAALADEITPPEAARMVRFEP, encoded by the coding sequence ATGAGATCGCCTCGTTTCACGCCCGCCGTTTTTTGGCGGGCGTTTTTTGTTTTCCTCGCGGTCGGAGCGGCCGGTTTGCACGCGCAGCCGGCATCGCGCGGCATCCCGCCGCCGAGCGGGTATGGTCATTTCGGGCAACCTGACCCGGCGGAAGGGCGCAAGGCGCTCGAGCAATTCCGCGCGGCTGGCATTCAAGGGAGCTATTACTTGGAGTTCACGTTGCGATTGATGCCTCGACGCGGACCCGAAAAGCGCGTCGCCGGGCGGATGTGGGGCACGCGTAACCACGCTGGGCCCGTTTCCCGAGTAGCGCTGCAGGACGACGACGAAACGCGTTTGCTCGTGCAAAATGGCGCCGATGCCGCGGTCTGGCGGAGCACGCGGACGGCACCGGATCCCGCAAAGGTGGCGGTGCAGGCCTTGTTTGAGCCCATTGCGGGAACGACCTTGGCTCCGTTCGATCTGCAGATGCCGTTTCTTTATTGGAACGATTTCGTTTACGAAGGCTTGGGACGGGTGCGGGGACGACCCGCGTATCGGTTTCGCATGTTGCCGCCGAAGGAATTTGCCCAGCAGTTCCCCGCGTTGTCAGCCGTGCGGATCTCGCTCGACAGCCAATTTTCCGCGTTGGTGGAAGCGGAGTTGCTCGACGAAAAGGGGCGGCCCATGAAGTCGATCTTGGTGGACGAACTGAAGAAGGTTGGGGACCAGTGGATGGTGAAAGCGGTGGACGTGCGCAATGAGGGCACGCGCGACAAAACGCGATTTGAGGTCACGGCGGTCGCGTTAGGATTGGATCTGTCGCCCCGCCTGTTCGCCGTCGCGGCTCTCGCAGATGAAATTACTCCGCCTGAGGCAGCGCGGATGGTGCGGTTCGAACCGTGA
- a CDS encoding YciI family protein: protein MNTESATANPYLLFFRNTGPENHQRLSADERQALVIRWNAWFEELLATGKAVEGQPLEMETRVVSGAGGERVTDGPFPEAKEAVGGYVRLMVSGLEEATEIARRHPGLAYGMKIEIRPLTPHCHLGVTTRAAPAAQTASR from the coding sequence ATGAACACCGAGTCTGCGACCGCGAATCCGTATCTGCTTTTTTTCCGCAACACCGGGCCTGAGAATCATCAGCGCCTGTCGGCCGATGAGCGGCAGGCCCTGGTGATCCGATGGAACGCTTGGTTCGAGGAACTGCTCGCCACGGGCAAAGCAGTCGAAGGCCAGCCCTTGGAAATGGAGACGCGAGTCGTGTCAGGCGCCGGCGGCGAACGCGTGACGGACGGTCCGTTTCCCGAGGCGAAAGAGGCGGTCGGTGGCTACGTGCGCCTGATGGTCAGCGGGCTTGAGGAAGCGACGGAAATTGCGCGCCGACATCCCGGGTTGGCCTACGGCATGAAGATCGAGATCCGGCCACTCACGCCGCATTGTCATCTCGGCGTCACGACAAGGGCTGCGCCCGCGGCACAGACGGCAAGTCGCTGA
- a CDS encoding RNA polymerase sigma factor, translated as MSEDVFTALVDQHYTGLYRFALSLARNTADACDLTQQTFYIWARKGHSLRDVAKVKTWLFTTLYREFLRGRRRGARETALEDAPEAELSDQDVDQLRRVDAAVAWEALTRVDEVFRAPLTLFYLEELSYQEIATTLNVPIGTVMSRLARGKSQLRAALADRRAAAPVVPFVLPAKKQTP; from the coding sequence ATGTCTGAGGACGTCTTCACCGCGCTCGTCGACCAGCACTACACCGGTCTCTATCGGTTCGCGCTCAGCCTCGCCCGCAACACCGCGGACGCGTGCGATCTCACGCAGCAAACGTTCTATATTTGGGCGCGCAAGGGCCACAGTCTCCGCGATGTGGCGAAGGTTAAAACGTGGCTCTTCACCACGCTTTATCGCGAATTTCTCCGCGGCCGTCGCCGCGGTGCGCGCGAGACCGCCCTCGAAGACGCTCCGGAGGCCGAACTCAGTGATCAGGATGTCGACCAATTGCGACGCGTCGATGCCGCCGTCGCATGGGAAGCACTCACGCGGGTCGATGAAGTTTTTCGCGCGCCGCTGACGCTGTTTTACCTCGAAGAACTATCCTATCAGGAGATCGCGACGACGCTCAACGTCCCCATCGGCACGGTCATGTCCCGCCTCGCGCGCGGCAAAAGCCAGTTGCGGGCCGCGCTTGCGGATCGTCGCGCCGCCGCGCCCGTCGTCCCCTTTGTTTTGCCGGCTAAAAAGCAGACGCCATGA
- a CDS encoding ParB/RepB/Spo0J family partition protein, producing MATAPKSRLGRGLGSLIAAGKPAASAPAAAAATPPAAAPGAPGYQEIAVTAVVPSPYQARREIPPEQLNELAESIRAEGLLQPIVVRKVGEKYELIAGERRWRAFQQLKIKSIPARIVEASNASSAALGLIENLQREGLNPLEEAHGYASLIRDFDLTQETASQRVGKGRASVANALRLLSLDAEIQGFVAKSLLSVGHAKVLLSIEDPAQRTVLARRAIEEGLSVRAMEKVVQMRKSAGVAAAAPGKRLPKMSAQDNATVASVEKKLTSHLGARVAVFHAPKKGRIVIEYHGNEDLQRVLEKLGVQM from the coding sequence ATGGCGACCGCCCCCAAATCTCGACTCGGTCGAGGACTCGGCAGCCTCATCGCTGCCGGCAAACCAGCTGCGTCCGCTCCGGCCGCCGCCGCTGCCACTCCGCCCGCGGCGGCGCCGGGTGCGCCGGGCTATCAAGAGATTGCGGTGACGGCGGTGGTGCCGAGCCCCTACCAGGCACGGCGCGAGATTCCGCCGGAACAGCTCAACGAACTTGCCGAGAGCATCCGGGCCGAGGGACTGTTGCAGCCGATCGTCGTGCGCAAGGTGGGAGAAAAATATGAGCTGATCGCGGGCGAGCGTCGCTGGCGGGCGTTCCAACAGCTCAAAATTAAAAGCATCCCGGCGCGAATCGTGGAGGCGAGCAACGCGTCGTCGGCCGCGCTCGGGCTGATCGAAAATCTGCAGCGCGAAGGATTGAACCCGCTCGAAGAAGCGCACGGTTACGCGAGTTTGATCCGCGATTTCGATCTGACGCAGGAAACGGCGTCGCAGCGGGTCGGCAAGGGGCGCGCTTCGGTGGCGAACGCGTTGCGCCTGTTGTCGCTCGATGCGGAAATCCAAGGGTTCGTGGCGAAGAGCCTGCTGAGCGTCGGCCACGCCAAGGTGTTGTTGAGCATCGAGGATCCTGCCCAACGGACGGTGCTGGCCCGGCGCGCGATCGAAGAAGGGCTCAGCGTGCGCGCGATGGAAAAAGTCGTGCAAATGCGGAAGTCCGCCGGGGTGGCAGCGGCGGCGCCCGGCAAGCGTTTGCCGAAGATGTCCGCGCAGGACAACGCGACGGTGGCGAGTGTGGAGAAGAAGCTCACGTCACATCTGGGAGCGAGAGTGGCGGTTTTCCACGCGCCGAAGAAGGGCCGGATCGTGATCGAATACCACGGCAACGAGGATTTGCAGCGGGTGTTGGAGAAGCTGGGCGTGCAAATGTGA
- a CDS encoding pyridoxal phosphate-dependent aminotransferase produces MSTPPLPLSTWARNIAPSPTLAVDAKAKMLQAAGEDVCGFAAGEPDFDTPEHIKDACIAALKAGKTKYAPTPGIEPLRQAIVERYAADYGLTIAANQVIVSPGGKFSCYLAVLATCSPGDEVIVPAPFWVSYPEMVKLAGAAPKFVLCDDRAGFKLSPAQLEAAITPRTRLVILNSPSNPTGAVYTRDELAAIVAVATKHNLYILSDEMYEHLVYDGTTPTCVATLSDDAKARTIVVAGFSKTYAMTGWRIGTTVAPVPIAKALTDLQSQMSSNVTTFAQYGALAALKEKEKTAAALKVMMTAFDRRRKFLHAQLNNIPGVTCLLAQGAFYLFPNISSFGMSDSDFCARLLDQEKVAAVPGSAFGAEGYLRLSYATSDEIIQKGVTRLAKFCASLRK; encoded by the coding sequence ATGAGCACTCCGCCGCTCCCGCTTTCCACTTGGGCCCGCAATATTGCGCCGTCGCCGACGCTCGCCGTCGATGCGAAGGCGAAGATGCTTCAGGCGGCAGGGGAGGACGTGTGCGGTTTCGCCGCTGGCGAGCCGGATTTCGACACGCCAGAACACATTAAAGACGCCTGTATCGCGGCGCTGAAGGCAGGAAAGACGAAATACGCGCCGACACCCGGCATCGAGCCGTTGCGCCAAGCCATCGTCGAGCGCTATGCGGCCGACTATGGCCTGACGATCGCGGCCAACCAAGTCATTGTCTCCCCGGGCGGGAAATTCTCCTGCTATCTCGCGGTATTGGCGACCTGCTCGCCCGGCGACGAGGTGATCGTGCCGGCGCCTTTTTGGGTGAGTTATCCGGAGATGGTAAAGCTGGCGGGAGCCGCGCCAAAATTCGTGCTGTGCGATGACCGGGCGGGCTTCAAACTTTCCCCGGCTCAACTCGAAGCGGCAATCACGCCACGGACGCGGCTGGTGATTCTCAACTCCCCGTCGAATCCGACGGGGGCGGTCTATACGCGGGATGAACTGGCCGCGATCGTCGCGGTCGCGACCAAGCATAATCTCTACATCCTCTCCGACGAGATGTATGAGCATCTCGTTTACGACGGCACCACGCCCACGTGCGTGGCGACGTTGAGCGACGACGCGAAAGCGCGCACGATCGTGGTCGCCGGGTTTTCGAAGACCTACGCGATGACGGGATGGCGCATAGGCACCACCGTCGCGCCGGTGCCGATCGCCAAGGCGTTGACCGACCTGCAGAGCCAGATGTCTTCGAACGTGACGACGTTTGCCCAATACGGGGCGCTCGCGGCATTGAAGGAGAAGGAAAAGACCGCGGCCGCGCTCAAGGTAATGATGACAGCCTTCGACCGCCGTCGGAAGTTTTTGCACGCGCAGCTCAACAACATCCCCGGCGTGACCTGCCTGCTTGCCCAGGGAGCGTTTTACCTCTTCCCGAATATTTCCAGTTTCGGCATGAGCGACAGCGATTTCTGTGCGCGCCTACTCGATCAGGAAAAGGTGGCCGCGGTGCCGGGCAGCGCCTTCGGAGCGGAAGGCTATTTGCGTTTAAGCTACGCGACGAGTGATGAAATTATTCAAAAGGGCGTCACTCGATTGGCGAAATTCTGCGCATCGCTAAGAAAATAG
- a CDS encoding CopG family transcriptional regulator: protein MASKSASTPAPLTFDLPATLIDKVQSAVRSNGPGPKSVSEVVRLAVTEFDFDTFNPVREPHRQISVRLPGDLRTLLNRTARRKRASLGELVRAALEALPMVRPRKAPAKKRR from the coding sequence ATGGCCTCGAAATCCGCTTCCACCCCTGCGCCGCTGACTTTTGACCTCCCGGCGACGCTTATCGACAAAGTCCAGTCAGCCGTGCGCTCAAATGGGCCCGGTCCCAAGAGCGTGAGTGAAGTGGTCCGGCTTGCCGTCACCGAGTTCGATTTCGACACGTTCAATCCGGTCCGGGAACCCCATCGACAGATTTCGGTGCGGTTGCCCGGCGACTTGCGCACGTTGCTCAATCGCACCGCCCGGCGCAAACGCGCGAGCTTGGGCGAACTCGTGCGGGCAGCGCTGGAAGCGCTGCCGATGGTGAGGCCACGCAAGGCACCAGCGAAGAAGCGTCGCTGA
- a CDS encoding ABC transporter ATP-binding protein encodes MANVVIDNLVKIYPEKSGPGVRAVNSVSLSVADREFMVLVGPSGCGKSTTLRMIAGLEEISGGTIAIDGKVVNNVLPKDRDIAMVFQNYALYPHMTVYANMAFGLKLRKFPKAEIDSRVRDAAAMLGLEKYLDRKPKALSGGQRQRVAVGRAIVRKPKVFLFDEPLSNLDAKMRVSMRTEISKLHARLGATMIYVTHDQVEAMTMGDRICVMKDGNIMQVAEPLNLYNHPENMFVAGFIGSPPMNFFHGTIKRAGNHLAFVEKNTKDQPLTIALNETLARQAAQHVDKPIVFGIRPEDVHDVLSVPQADPLHTAEVTVEVSEPMGAETYLYLDTGAHSFIARVRPTDRFEVAQKVKVVFAIESAHLFDPTTEQVLK; translated from the coding sequence ATGGCCAACGTCGTTATCGATAATCTCGTCAAAATTTACCCCGAAAAGAGCGGCCCTGGCGTTCGCGCGGTTAACAGCGTTAGTCTCAGCGTCGCTGACCGGGAATTCATGGTTCTGGTCGGACCTTCCGGCTGCGGGAAATCCACGACCCTGCGCATGATCGCCGGTCTGGAGGAAATTTCCGGCGGCACGATCGCCATCGACGGCAAAGTCGTGAACAACGTCCTGCCGAAGGATCGCGACATCGCCATGGTGTTTCAGAATTACGCGCTCTACCCGCACATGACGGTGTATGCGAACATGGCGTTCGGCCTGAAGCTGCGGAAGTTTCCCAAAGCCGAAATCGACAGCCGCGTGCGCGACGCCGCCGCCATGCTCGGTCTCGAAAAATATCTCGATCGTAAACCCAAAGCCCTCTCTGGCGGACAACGGCAGCGTGTCGCCGTCGGCCGTGCGATCGTGCGGAAACCGAAGGTTTTTCTCTTCGATGAACCGCTCTCCAACCTCGACGCCAAAATGCGCGTCTCGATGCGCACTGAGATTTCCAAGCTCCACGCCCGCCTCGGAGCCACGATGATCTATGTGACGCATGATCAGGTCGAAGCGATGACGATGGGCGACCGCATTTGCGTGATGAAAGATGGCAATATCATGCAGGTCGCCGAGCCGCTGAACCTTTATAATCATCCCGAGAATATGTTCGTCGCCGGCTTCATCGGCAGTCCGCCGATGAATTTCTTTCACGGCACCATCAAACGCGCCGGCAACCATCTGGCGTTTGTCGAGAAAAACACCAAAGACCAGCCGCTGACGATCGCCCTCAACGAAACGTTGGCCCGACAAGCCGCCCAACACGTGGACAAGCCCATCGTGTTCGGCATCCGCCCTGAGGACGTGCATGACGTCCTGAGTGTGCCGCAAGCCGACCCGTTGCACACCGCCGAGGTCACCGTTGAAGTGTCTGAACCGATGGGCGCGGAAACGTATCTTTACCTCGACACCGGCGCCCACTCTTTCATCGCGCGAGTCCGTCCGACCGATCGCTTCGAGGTGGCGCAGAAGGTGAAGGTCGTGTTCGCCATCGAAAGCGCCCACCTTTTCGATCCGACGACGGAGCAGGTCTTGAAGTAA
- the secG gene encoding preprotein translocase subunit SecG, producing MNILIGILTFVLILVSLFLILVVLAQKAKSDGGMGAAIGGGMAETAFGADTSNVLTKMTINATIAFFVLTFALYLGHVYRRSHAHAASGALPTITVPVKPTAAPAATTPVKAPTAPLATPTGTATTTEASKP from the coding sequence ATGAACATCTTGATCGGTATTTTGACGTTCGTCCTGATCCTCGTTTCGCTTTTCCTCATCCTCGTGGTGCTGGCGCAGAAAGCCAAATCAGACGGCGGCATGGGGGCGGCCATCGGCGGCGGCATGGCGGAAACGGCGTTCGGCGCCGACACCAGCAACGTGCTCACCAAGATGACGATCAATGCCACGATCGCCTTTTTCGTGCTGACCTTCGCTCTTTATCTCGGCCACGTTTACCGCCGCAGTCACGCCCACGCGGCGAGCGGCGCGCTGCCGACGATCACCGTGCCGGTCAAGCCGACCGCGGCGCCTGCCGCCACGACTCCCGTGAAAGCCCCGACGGCTCCGCTTGCGACGCCGACGGGCACGGCCACCACCACCGAAGCGTCGAAGCCGTAA
- a CDS encoding helix-turn-helix domain-containing protein: MTTRWTTRSLPTAGTPTRLGSLTLAGQSRLNRGIARDSMRVLGSYALVYVLAGRAQFGDATGLKREVVAGDVFFLFPEVAHFYEPGASGPWDDVWLVFQGPVFDQWRRERLLDPADPVWHVEPVDVWRKKIMRVLTGGSTGGAAALVEVTRLLALLAEMRAAARGEFEHDQRPAWLQEACRRLESAAAVPDWERFAGAFGFSYEQFRRKFSEGMGEAPARYRLARRIDRAAALLQAEERPLKQIAAELGFCDEFHFSKLFKRRTGLSPSAYRRQWRASERAARS, from the coding sequence ATGACCACACGGTGGACAACCCGTTCTCTGCCGACCGCCGGCACGCCCACGCGACTGGGATCGTTGACTCTGGCGGGGCAATCGCGACTCAACCGAGGCATCGCACGGGATAGCATGCGCGTCTTGGGCAGCTACGCCTTGGTTTACGTGCTGGCTGGCCGGGCGCAGTTCGGCGATGCCACGGGACTGAAGCGAGAAGTCGTGGCCGGGGACGTATTCTTTCTGTTTCCCGAAGTGGCGCATTTCTACGAACCAGGAGCGTCCGGGCCTTGGGACGATGTCTGGTTGGTGTTCCAAGGGCCCGTGTTTGACCAATGGCGACGCGAGCGACTGCTCGATCCGGCAGATCCGGTGTGGCACGTCGAGCCGGTGGACGTGTGGCGAAAGAAGATCATGCGCGTCCTCACCGGAGGCAGCACGGGCGGGGCGGCCGCGCTCGTGGAGGTGACACGATTGCTGGCGCTGCTCGCCGAAATGAGAGCAGCGGCGCGTGGCGAATTTGAACACGACCAACGGCCCGCCTGGCTGCAGGAAGCGTGTCGCCGGCTGGAAAGCGCGGCCGCCGTGCCGGATTGGGAGCGATTCGCGGGTGCTTTCGGGTTCTCGTATGAGCAATTCCGTCGAAAATTCAGCGAGGGGATGGGGGAGGCGCCTGCGCGCTATCGGCTGGCGCGTCGCATTGATCGGGCTGCGGCACTGTTGCAGGCGGAGGAACGGCCGTTAAAGCAGATCGCGGCGGAGCTCGGTTTTTGCGACGAGTTTCACTTCTCGAAGCTGTTTAAGCGGCGGACAGGGTTGTCGCCCTCCGCGTATCGGCGGCAGTGGCGAGCGAGCGAGCGGGCGGCGCGGAGCTAA